One region of Parambassis ranga chromosome 12, fParRan2.1, whole genome shotgun sequence genomic DNA includes:
- the sec16a gene encoding protein transport protein Sec16A isoform X2: protein MQPPPRTGPPGASGPPPSGPNMFRRTRPHKHAAAAAAAAAATMPPATQPMTDPFAFGRGPPPMAAGGLPTIPNSNPPTVQTPPNAMYSQPGSGLPPQPQTLEDVAAALPGAPPSSLPGVPLFNTHSTPPPGVFPPPSSGGYASSHTEQGYFNSREQIPSMSTESLPVAAAPTPSQMPFNQEFQGQFPTLTAPFQPLPPTSSSSQWAHDHGSRPPSVQNYFQPTNDPPPQPFNIPPQTQMYPSHSPSPHHSAPTPLTLPGHPLNQAPFPPQNPAKSPHSQWPDPNGPQQHNSHFQSQNYFSQSSAPHDPLFNQPPQDSGYHQMGAGIGHPPPEPAGSPLASNTGPAPSSVPVPYSQESGTLSMFFKDDVENEETLTEERNKAVNGIAGSFQHHSNPQAHSGQAEISLDYQGASLQDNAHVPYMNDGTHPSQVNTQKPPDSQFDHVENLECVPNQEVLPSETHSSPTATVSLGVDQFETGPNLETPDSIPRPMRSASVSSNYSNMSHGSGTGSRRQQGVVGTFIQQESPRLTDDASLPAATGGYFEQIDTSPAGDMGAQQSAVEQMWPPTPSPPKPTGIFQASANSSFEPVRSHGVGVRPVEVDRAKMVAEGSADCTPGNMEQPPDNMENIYGPGHPLPVGATGGASQQMHPVVHSHSRPSSRAFGANRPCESPATTLWAQNDPASLGANILLAPAAPTVLAPLREPSADVIQPPEDGPLDLQAPNRIQPSSHSENLENPPKVSEAEPADSQSNLGYASLLVAGSLHQPILIAPPVSNYSVIPPSTPAQETHPRETAPPVKSIAQGQGASTSQPLPVTSNQNPLFASGTTSFSSPASNQGPLNLTRDHTVAPTSEITAPPPSQPVHPPLARGQSLGGDSHPALQLNPQSSLVTTPVSNHNQPSNYELLDFSMHQSQAQSQAPAHPSSLHESPQPSNGFYLQVTKDAQQGARVEANASAQTTVSSTVPQVLPAPSQTAANTQQPQTEPPKTTESQAALQGQKDAPAVPTSGAPPSRGQYPTPAPEPPVGTAPPPIAAYPPGPHGPVPPDASHPASAEPPRPPSSAGSHGYGPPPPGPGQVYGGYYGNYGEYPDSRAPYPPGQYPPPVGDHRTYYQDGPYRRGADPWYGRYEGQAAQYGDPNYQYREPQPDRPNSRTSQYSDRPSSRQGYPEDYHRAHRSAYSDYYADYSKHYDYTGYNYGQYDPRYRGYYDQSYWANYDDAYRAKDNYYNQHMYPARKDGYDDQWRYYPGYDASFDDDYRRRGDMYGDDFDRRSVHSEQSAHSVHSSHSHHSRRSSFSSRSQQSQVYRSQPDLVSAVYDPTLSTVGADFSYGQYPNQTDASQNYSQYFYPTNTADSTWVAPEQPPPRPATPEKFTIPHRCARFGPGGHLVQVLPNLPSAGQPALVDIHNLETMLQDTPDQAELRTFPGPLVKEETHKVDVIKFSQNKALECSRDNNLLDRDSARLLWDFIMLLCRQNGTVVGTDIADLLLKEHRSVWLPGKCPNEANLIDFNNEPLARAEEEPGAGPLSLLSDTFMTVPENVGKETERFRELLLFGRKKDALEAAMKGGLWGHALLLASKMDNRTHARVMTRFANSLPINDPLQTVYQLMSGRMPASATCCGEEKWGDWRPHLAMVLSNLTHTLDLDTRTITTMGDTLASKGLIDAAHFCYLMAQVGLGVFTKKSTKMVLIGSNHSFPFYQFATNEAIQRTEAYEYAQSLGSQPCSLPNFQVFKLIYACRLAETGLSAQAFHYCEVISKTVLMQPSYYSPVFISQLIQMCEKLRFFDPQLKEKPEQELFIEPEWLIHLRQLDGQIKTGVITYNADRTTPTQFDCSSPSSDLDQPSPPEPYNMPLGMEGPTPDNPLMSSLLPGPSPQGVQLMPPAPTSILQDGMAPSQLLPPSDVPQFYPVPPTGPPGQIPISGYPLQDPGFNPPPFQPQTQPSEMYPGAHQQQCPPPQMGQMSPHMHPQMPHSPVQMNHPPPPMPQQMPPSPGHMPHFEQQLEAPPEMQPSQPISSSPPRSSITPRNDFYDHMALMGPGRSRTASQSSMSMPSGRRSRTVSESSSHSVGRERSNSAVKQVSPPPPSIPEQPFKEEAKKVRKDSPKKGGGGGWLTWLYRKGKNEAHLPDDKNKSIVWDEKKQRWVDLNEPEEESKPPPPPPSGFPKMAPMPGPGGPAAPPSSGRPLNMFSRKAGTKSRYVDVLNPSKTSKPGGLAPAPADIFAPLAPMAMPANLFVPSSAPDDQQPLEGTEGGNQEQNSPNTSTAPQMFNPTLLPPAPEGPPVPDGSQSGESNPAPIGGVTFYNPAQFAQTSAPSGGGVRSGRLGGQRQYPVMK from the exons ATGCAGCCCCCTCCTAGGACTGGACCTCCAGGAGCATCTGGTCCTCCCCCTTCTGGGCCCAATATGTTCCGCAGGACAAGGCCTCACaagcatgcagcagcagcagcagcagcagctgctgcaacaATGCCGCCTGCCACCCAACCGATGACAGACCCTTTTGCTTTTGGTAGAGGTCCTCCTCCTATGGCTGCAGGTGGTCTCCCTACAATACCTAACAGCAACCCTCCAACTGTGCAAACTCCACCTAATGCCATGTACTCTCAACCAGGCTCAGGGCTGCCACCACAACCGCAAACACTGGAggatgttgctgctgctcttcctggTGCTCCACCATCCTCTCTGCCAGGTGTGCCCCTCTTCAACACTCACAGTACACCGCCCCCTGGTGTTTTCCCACCACCAAGTTCTGGAGGATATGCATCCTCACATACTGAACAGGGGTATTTTAATTCAAGAGAACAGATACCATCCATGTCCACAGAGTCACTACCTGTGGCAGCTGCCCCAACACCCAGCCAGATGCCTTTTAACCAGGAATTTCAAGGACAGTTTCCTACTCTAACTGCACCGTTTCAGCCACTGCCACCCACAAGCTCCTCTTCCCAGTGGGCCCATGATCATGGCAGTCGACCCCCATCGGTTCAAAACTATTTTCAGCCTACCAATGACCCTCCACCACAGCCTTTTAATATACCTCCACAAACTCAGATGTATCCCTCTCACAGTCCATCACCTCATCATAGTGCACCTACGCCTCTAACTCTGCCTGGACACCCCCTGAATCAGGCTCCTTTTCCACCACAAAACCCTGCAAAATCACCTCATTCTCAGTGGCCAGACCCAAATGGACCCCAGCAACATAATTCCCATTTCCAAAGCCAGAATTACTTCAGTCAGAGCTCTGCCCCCCATGACCCATTGTTTAATCAACCTCCACAGGACTCAGGCTACCACCAAATGGGGGCTGGCATAGGCCATCCTCCTCCTGAACCTGCTGGATCTCCACTTGCGTCCAACACTGGACCTGCACCTAGCTCTGTCCCAGTCCCTTACTCTCAGGAGTCTGGTACACTGTCTATGTTCTTTAAAGACGATGTGGAAAATGAGGAAACATTGACTGAGGAGAGAAATAAGGCTGTGAATGGTATTGCAGGATCTTTTCAGCATCACAGCAACCCACAAGCCCACAGTGGCCAAGCAGAAATTTCTTTGGATTACCAAGGAGCTTCCCTTCAAGATAATGCACATGTACCTTATATGAATGATGGTACTCATCCATCACAGGTAAATACCCAGAAGCCACCTGATTCCCAGTTTGACCATGTAGAGAATTTGGAGTGTGTCCCCAACCAGGAAGTATTACCAAGTGAAACCCACAGCAGCCCTACTGCTACTGTATCCCTTGGAGTTGACCAGTTTGAAACTGGGCCTAACCTGGAGACTCCTGATTCAATTCCAAGGCCAATGAGATCTGCCAGTGTGTCATCCAACTATAGCAATATGAGCCATGGAAGTGGAACTGGCTCTCGTCGGCAGCAGGGAGTAGTAGGGACCTTCATTCAGCAGGAAAGTCCACGTCTAACAGATGACGCTAGTCTGCCTGCTGCCACTGGAGGCTACTTTGAGCAGATTGACACTTCTCCAGCTGGTGATATGGGTGCACAACAGAGCGCTGTGGAGCAGATGTGGCCACCCACACCCAGCCCCCCTAAACCCACAGGTATATTTCAGGCCAGTGCTAACAGCTCTTTTGAACCTGTGCGTTCACATGGTGTTGGGGTCCGTCCGGTCGAGGTTGATAGGGCTAAAATGGTAGCAGAAGGGAGTGCAGATTGTACACCTGGAAACATGGAACAGCCACCAGATAATATGGAAAATATTTATGGCCCAGGACACCCCCTCCCTGTTGGGGCAACAGGTGGTGCATCACAGCAGATGCACCCAGTGGTTCATTCTCACTCTCGACCTTCATCCCGTGCTTTTGGTGCCAATCGGCCCTGTGAGAGCCCTGCTACAACCCTGTGGGCTCAGAATGATCCTGCCAGCTTGGGCGCTAACATCCTCCTCGCCCCTGCTGCCCCTACAGTTCTTGCCCCTTTGCGAGAGCCCAGTGCTGACGTCATCCAGCCTCCAGAGGATGGCCCACTCGACCTGCAGGCCCCCAACAGGATTCAGCCAAGTTCGCACTCTGAAAACCTAGAGAACCCACCAAAGGTGAGTGAGGCAGAACCAGCTGACTCTCAGAGCAACCTGGGTTATGCGTCTCTCCTTGTGGCTGGCTCGCTCCACCAGCCTATTTTAATTGCTCCGCCAGTTTCCAATTACAGTGTGATTCCCCCCAGTACCCCAGCTCAAGAAACTCACCCTAGAGAAACTGCTCCACCTGTAAAATCTATTGCACAGGGGCAGGGTGCCAGTACTTCCCAACCACTTCCAGTAACGTCTAATCAAAATCCACTCTTTGCTTCTGGAACCACGAGTTTCAGTTCTCCAGCTTCTAACCAAGGTCCGCTCAATCTGACCCGAGACCACACAGTAGCACCAACATCAGAAATCACAGCTCCACCGCCATCTCAGCCTGTTCATCCTCCTCTTGCAAGGGGCCAATCATTGGGTGGAGACAGCCACCCTGCTCTCCAACTTAATCCACAATCTTCTCTTGTGACTACTCCTGTCTCTAATCATAATCAGCCTTCAAATTATGAACTGCTTGATTTTTCTATGCACCAATCACAAGCCCAAAGCCAAGCACCTGCTCATCCATCCTCTCTACATGAGTCTCCACAACCTAGTAATGGATTTTACCTACAGGTCACCAAAGATGCTCAACAGGGGGCAAGAGTGGAAGCAAATGCCTCTGCCCAGACCACAGTGTCTTCAACTGTCCCACAGGTACTGCCAGCACCCTCCCAGACAGCTGCAAACACCCAGCAGCCCCAAACCGAACCTCCTAAGACAACAGAATCTCAAGCTGCACTGCAGGGACAGAAGGATGCTCCTGCTGTTCCTACCAGTGGAGCACCACCTTCTCGTGGTCAGTATCCAACTCCAGCACCGGAACCTCCTGTAGGGACTGCTCCTCCTCCTATTGCTGCATACCCCCCAGGACCTCATGGACCAGTACCTCCGGATGCTTCCCACCCAGCCTCTGCAGAGCCACCTCGACCACCCTCCTCTGCAGGCAGCCATGGCTATGGGCCCCCTCCCCCTGGTCCAGGGCAGGTGTATGGTGGCTATTATGGTAATTATGGAGAATACCCAGATAGCAGAGCACCTTATCCTCCGGGCCAGTACCCCCCTCCAGTGGGGGATCACAGAACCTATTATCAA GATGGCCCATACAGGAGAGGAGCAGATCCTTGGTACGGCAGATATGAGGGGCAGGCTGCACAATATGGTGATCCAAACTACCAGTATAGAGAGCCGCAACCAGACCGACCCAACTCTAGGACCAGCCAGTACTCGGACAGACCATCATCCAG GCAAGGTTATCCTGAAGATTACCACAGAGCACACCGAAGTGCCTATAGTGACTATTATGCAGATTATTCCAAGCACTATGATTACACAG GATACAACTATGGACAGTATGATCCAAGATACAGGGGATACTACGATCAGTCCTACTGGGCTAATTATGATGACGCCTACAGAGCCAAAGACAACTACTATAATCAACACATGTATCCTGCCag GAAAGATGGCTATGACGATCAGTGGCGGTATTATCCTGGTTATGATGCCAGTTTTGATGATGACTACCGTCGTCGAGGAGACATGTATGGTGATGACTTTGACCGTCGCAGCGTCCACAGTGAGCAGTCGGCACACAGTGTGCACAGCTCACACAGCCACCACAGCAGACGAAGCAGCTTCAGCTCACGATCACAACAG AGCCAGGTGTACAGGAGCCAGCCTGACTTGGTGTCAGCAGTATATGACCCCACATTGTCCACAGTGGGTGCAGACTTTTCCTATGGGCAGTACCCAAACCAGACTGATGCCTCTCAGAACTACAGCCAGTACTTCTACCCTACTAACACAGCAGACAGCACCTGGGTTGCCCCCGAACAGC CTCCTCCTCGTCCTGCAACCCCAGAGAAGTTCACCATCCCTCACCGCTGTGCCCGCTTTGGACCTGGTGGTCATCTGGTCCAGGTTCTGCCCAATCTCCCCTCAGCTGGACAGCCTGCTCTCGTTGATATCCACAACTTAGAG acCATGCTGCAGGATACACCAGATCAGGCAGAACTACGAACGTTCCCTGGGCCTCTTGTTAA GGAAGAGACCCATAAGGTGGATGTTATAAAGTTCTCCCAGAACAAAGCATTGGAGTGTTCGCGTGACAACAACCTCTTGGACAGGGACTCTGCCCGCCTGCTCTGGGACTTCATCATGTTGCTGTGTAGACAGAATGGG actGTTGTGGGCACAGACATAGCTGACCTCTTGCTAAAGGAACATCGCTCTGTCTGGCTACCGGGAAAGTGTCCCAATGAGGCCAACTTGATTGACTTTAACAATGAGCCGCTGGCACGGGCTGAGGAAGAGCCGGGTGCTGGACCATTATCCCTTCTATCAGACACTTTCATGACTGTGCCAGAAAATGTTGGCAAGGAAACGGAACGCTTCAGGGAGCTGCTACTGTTTGGCCGCAAGAAA GATGCATTAGAGGCAGCCATGAAGGGAGGTCTTTGGGGCCATGCCCTGCTATTGGCCAGTAAGATGGACAACAGAACACATGCACGTGTCATGACAAG ATTTGCCAACAGTCTGCCCATCAACGATCCACTCCAGACAGTTTACCAGCTGATGTCAGGAAGAATGCCTGCATCAGCCACT tgctgtggagaggagAAGTGGGGTGACTGGCGGCCTCACCTGGCCATGGTGCTGtcaaacctcacacacaccctgGACCTTGATACTCGAACAATCACCACCATGGGCGACACTCTCG CATCTAAGGGACTGATCGATGCTGCACACTTCTGTTATTTGATGGCTCAAGTTGGTCTGGGAGTTTTCACAAAGAAGAGCACCAAGATGGTTCTGATTGGCTCCAACCACAG TTTTCCCTTTTACCAATTTGCAACCAATGAAGCAATCCAGAGAACTGAGGCCTATGAGTATGCTCAATCTCTGGGTTCCCAGCCGTGTTCGCTGCCCAATTTTCAG GTGTTTAAGCTGATCTATGCATGCCGTTTGGCTGAGACGGGCCTGAGTGCTCAGGCTTTCCACTACTGTGAAGTCATCTCAAAAACTGTCCTCATGCAGCCTTCCTACTACTCTCCTGTTTTTATCAGCCAGCTCATCCAG ATGTGTGAAAAGTTGCGATTCTTTGATCCGCAACTGAAGGAGAAGCCAGAGCAGGAGTTGTTCATTGAGCCTGAATGGCTGATTCATCTCAGACAGCTTGATGGACAGATCAAG acaGGTGTGATTACATACAATGCAGACAGAACAACTCCTACACAGTTTGACTGCAGCAGTCCCAGCTCTGACTTGGACCAGCCAAGTCCTCCTGAGCCTTACAACATGCCATTGGGGATGGAGGGCCCAACCCCTGACAACCCACTAATGAGCTCATTACTACCTGGTCCTTCACCTCAAGGAGTACAACTGATGCctccag CTCCCACTTCTATCCTCCAAGATGGAATGGCACCTTCTCAGCTCTTGCCTCCCAGTGATGTCCCTCAGTTCTACCCTGTACCACCCACTGGACCACCAGGGCAGATCCCCATCTCTGGTTATCCTCTGCAGGATCCTGGCTTCAATCCTCCCCCCTTCCAGCCTCAAACTCAGCCATCAGAGATGTATCCAGGagcacatcagcagcagtgtccCCCTCCACAAATGGGCCAAATGTCACCACATATGCACCCTCAGATGCCGCATTCTCCCGTGCAGATGAACCACCCGCCTCCTCCGATGCCTCAGCAAATGCCCCCCTCTCCTGGGCATATGCCACATTTCGAGCAGCAGTTAGAGGCCCCACCAGAGATGCAGCCTAGTCAACCGATATCATCCTCCCCTCCCAGAAGCTCCATCACACCTCGGAACGACTTCTATGACCACATGGCTCTCATG GGTCCTGGAAGATCACGGACTGCCTCACAATCTTCAATGTctatg CCATCAGGACGCCGCTCGCGCACTGTCTCCGAGTCGTCCAGTCACTCTGTTGGCAGAGAGCGGAGCAACTCGGCTGTGAAGCAGGtctccccacctcctccctctaTTCCCGAACAGCCCTTTAAAGAAGAGGCCAAGAAAGTCAGGAAAGACTCTCCCAAAAAG GGCGGTGGTGGTGGCTGGCTGACGTGGCTCTATAGGAAGGGGAAGAATGAGGCTCACTTGCcagatgacaaaaacaaatct ATTGTGTGGGATGAAAAGAAGCAGAGATGGGTTGACCTAAATGAGCCCGAAGAGGAG AGTaaacctcctccaccaccaccctctgGCTTCCCTAAGATGGCTCCGATGCCTGGCCCTGGAGGCCCTGCTGCACCCCCAAGTAGTGGTCGTCCTCTCAACATGTTCTCCAGGAAGGCAG GCACTAAGAGCAGATATGTGGATGTTCTGAACCCCAGTAAGACATCAAAACCAGGTGGACTGGCCCCTGCCCCTGCAGACATCTTTGCTCCTTTGGCACCAATGGCTATGCCAGCTAACCTGTTTGTGCCtagttcag CTCCTGACGATCAACAACCTCTGGAGGGCACTGAAGGTGGAAATCAGGAGCAGAATTCACCGAACACCAGCACGGCTCCACAG ATGTTCAACCCAACGTTGTTACCGCCTGCCCCTGAAGGTCCTCCTGTGCCTGATGGCTCACAGTCCGGAGAG AGTAATCCTGCACCCATTGGAGGAGTCACCTTTTATAACCCTGCTCAGTTTGCACAG ACTAGTGCACCGTCAGGAGGCGGAGTACGCTCTGGCCGCTTGGGCGGTCAGCGCCAGTACCCTGTGATGAAGTAA